A single Flavobacterium sp. 1 DNA region contains:
- a CDS encoding long-chain fatty acid--CoA ligase — protein MITITRLFDFPYYQLENYNKPDALVTKQDGLWVKTSTQEYIDKANAVSRALLRMGIQKNDKVAIISSNNRTEWHIIDTGVLQTGAQNVPIYPTITEEDYEYILNHSEAMYVFVSDIEVSNKVNNIRANVPSLKEIYSFNKIEGCKNWNEILQLGEDTSNQADVENRKNNVNPEDLATIIYTSGTTGRPKGVMLSHKNIVSNVLDSADRIPFDPGVSRALSFLPICHIYERMVTYIYQFYGCSIYFGESIEKISDNIKEVRPSVMTGVPRLIEKVYEKIIAKGTELTGIKKKLFFWAVQVGLKYEPYGVNGFWYELQLKLARKLIFSKWKTGLGGKLDLIVNGSAALQPRLARIFAAAEIYIMEGYGLSETSPVISVNDFRNKGFKIGTAGKIINNVEVKIAEDGEILCKGPNVMMGYYKDPEKTAEAIIDGYFHTGDIGNVDKDGFLSITDRKKEMFKTSGGKYIAPQLIENTMKQSRFIEQIMVIGDGEKMPGAFIQPSFEFVKEWAKLHGIDAGKTNEEIISNPKVIARIQEEIDHLNTKFGNWEQIKRFELTPDVWSINGGHLTPTLKLKRKIIKEIYKDLYAKIYSHS, from the coding sequence ATGATAACGATTACCCGTCTCTTTGATTTTCCATACTACCAGCTTGAAAATTACAACAAACCAGATGCTTTAGTAACAAAGCAAGATGGTCTTTGGGTGAAAACATCAACCCAAGAATATATCGACAAGGCCAATGCTGTTTCTAGGGCATTGCTAAGAATGGGCATTCAAAAAAATGATAAGGTCGCAATCATTTCCAGCAATAATAGAACGGAGTGGCATATCATTGATACTGGTGTTTTACAGACTGGTGCACAAAACGTTCCCATATACCCAACTATCACCGAGGAAGATTATGAGTATATTCTAAATCATTCGGAAGCGATGTACGTATTCGTTTCGGATATCGAAGTATCCAATAAAGTAAACAATATAAGAGCCAATGTACCTTCACTGAAAGAGATTTATTCTTTTAATAAAATAGAAGGATGCAAAAACTGGAATGAAATATTACAGCTAGGCGAAGACACCAGCAACCAAGCTGATGTTGAAAATCGAAAAAACAATGTAAATCCAGAAGATTTAGCGACAATCATTTATACCTCGGGAACAACAGGAAGACCAAAAGGAGTTATGTTATCTCATAAAAATATTGTCTCAAATGTTTTGGACAGTGCCGACAGAATCCCTTTTGATCCAGGTGTAAGCCGTGCTTTGAGCTTCTTGCCTATTTGTCATATTTATGAACGAATGGTAACTTATATTTATCAGTTTTATGGATGTTCCATTTATTTTGGCGAATCCATCGAAAAAATATCCGATAATATTAAAGAAGTAAGACCATCGGTAATGACTGGTGTTCCAAGACTTATTGAGAAAGTTTACGAAAAAATTATTGCCAAAGGCACTGAGCTTACTGGAATCAAAAAGAAGCTTTTCTTTTGGGCTGTTCAAGTAGGTTTAAAATACGAACCTTACGGCGTTAATGGATTTTGGTATGAACTGCAGTTAAAACTAGCCAGAAAACTAATTTTCAGTAAATGGAAAACAGGTTTAGGCGGAAAATTAGATTTAATTGTAAACGGAAGTGCAGCACTGCAGCCAAGATTAGCCAGAATTTTTGCAGCAGCAGAAATATACATTATGGAAGGATACGGATTATCTGAAACTTCACCAGTAATATCTGTAAATGATTTTAGAAACAAAGGCTTTAAAATAGGAACTGCCGGAAAAATCATTAATAATGTTGAAGTAAAAATTGCCGAAGACGGCGAAATTCTCTGCAAAGGTCCCAATGTAATGATGGGATATTACAAAGATCCAGAAAAAACTGCCGAAGCCATAATTGATGGTTACTTTCATACGGGAGATATTGGAAACGTTGATAAAGATGGATTTTTATCGATTACCGACAGAAAGAAAGAAATGTTCAAAACTTCGGGAGGAAAATATATTGCTCCGCAGCTTATCGAAAATACCATGAAGCAATCTCGTTTCATTGAACAGATTATGGTTATTGGCGATGGCGAAAAAATGCCTGGCGCATTCATACAGCCTAGCTTTGAATTTGTAAAAGAATGGGCTAAACTACACGGAATTGATGCTGGAAAAACCAATGAGGAAATCATTTCCAATCCAAAAGTAATTGCCCGTATTCAAGAAGAAATTGATCATTTAAACACTAAATTTGGTAATTGGGAACAAATCAAACGTTTCGAATTAACACCAGACGTTTGGTCAATAAATGGCGGACACCTTACTCCTACTTTAAAATTAAAACGAAAAATCATCAAAGAAATCTATAAAGATCTTTATGCCAAAATATACAGTCATTCTTGA
- a CDS encoding proline iminopeptidase-family hydrolase produces MKLKINLILFISLFLIVGCKEKTEDAIKANYLDFSKRDDQFTGGIKMIPITTPKGTFKVWTKTMGNNPTIKVLLLHGGPGLTHELYESFDGYFPNESIEYIYYDQLGSYYSDQPNDNSLWTNERFVEEVEQVRKALGCDNTNFYVLGQSWGGILAMEYALKYQKNLKGLIISNMMASAKAYNKYADEVLGPKLPKAVFDQIKTFEKNKDYTNPKYTELLFKYYYTEHILRMPLEKWPESINRAFKHINANVYVYMQGPSEFGITGDATLKDWDVTARLKTITVPTLVIGAKHDTMDPKHMEWMSREVQNGRFLFCPNGSHLSQYDDQKNYFKGVIQFLRDVDNGEFKKG; encoded by the coding sequence ATGAAACTCAAAATCAACCTTATCCTATTCATCAGCCTGTTTTTAATTGTGGGCTGTAAAGAAAAAACCGAGGATGCCATCAAAGCAAATTATCTGGATTTCTCCAAAAGAGACGATCAGTTTACCGGCGGTATCAAAATGATTCCGATAACCACTCCCAAAGGAACTTTCAAAGTTTGGACAAAAACCATGGGAAACAATCCAACCATTAAAGTGTTATTGCTTCACGGAGGTCCCGGTCTCACGCACGAGCTTTATGAGTCATTTGACGGCTATTTCCCGAACGAAAGCATTGAATACATCTACTATGACCAGTTAGGTTCTTATTACAGCGATCAGCCGAATGACAACAGCCTGTGGACAAACGAACGATTTGTTGAAGAAGTAGAACAGGTTCGAAAAGCATTAGGCTGCGACAATACCAATTTTTACGTTCTAGGACAATCCTGGGGCGGAATTCTCGCTATGGAATACGCCTTGAAATACCAAAAGAATCTCAAAGGACTGATTATTTCCAACATGATGGCCAGTGCGAAAGCTTACAACAAATATGCCGATGAAGTTCTTGGTCCAAAACTTCCAAAAGCTGTTTTTGACCAAATAAAAACATTTGAAAAAAACAAAGATTACACCAATCCAAAATACACCGAACTGCTTTTTAAATACTACTACACCGAACACATTTTGAGAATGCCTCTTGAAAAATGGCCGGAGTCAATAAACAGAGCTTTCAAGCACATCAACGCGAATGTATATGTGTATATGCAGGGGCCGAGTGAATTTGGAATTACAGGAGATGCCACTTTAAAAGATTGGGACGTCACTGCCCGACTCAAAACTATTACTGTTCCAACTTTAGTCATTGGAGCCAAACATGACACCATGGATCCAAAACACATGGAATGGATGTCCCGTGAAGTGCAAAATGGACGATTTTTATTTTGCCCGAACGGAAGCCACCTTTCGCAATATGATGACCAAAAAAACTATTTTAAAGGCGTGATTCAGTTTTTGAGAGATGTGGATAATGGGGAATTTAAGAAGGGTTGA
- a CDS encoding ATP-binding protein, with amino-acid sequence MYLKREIDAELELWMKDSKKKPLILRGARQVGKSSLVRNLGLKFEYFVEINFDENPELVEVFKNGLNPVSICEQLSVFAQTPIIENKTLLFFDEIQSCIPAISSLRYFYEKMPNLHVIATGSLIEFALSEIPSFGVGRVRSIFVYPFSFTEFLIANNEMQLLEVLKKAGCEKEFPELYHRKLQMYFKKFLIIGGMPEVVKSYIQNGDLLEVQRVLDDLILSIEADFAKYKNRISSNRIREVFSTIVQQVGNKFRYSYPNATLNNVQIKEILELLRLAGLIYFVTHSASNGIPLGAEINSKMRKILIFDTGIFQRMLGLNISNLLLEDEFKAINRGNIAELHVGLELFKSESCYIKTDLYYWQRESKNSQAEVDYVIQKETEIIPIEVKSGTKGAMQSMYKFLEEKQSNYGIRTSLENFGSLDKIKIIPIYAIGLNIKNKLANI; translated from the coding sequence ATGTATTTAAAAAGAGAGATTGATGCTGAATTAGAACTTTGGATGAAAGATTCTAAAAAAAAACCTTTGATTTTAAGAGGAGCAAGACAAGTGGGGAAATCATCTTTGGTTCGAAACTTAGGTTTAAAGTTCGAATATTTTGTAGAGATAAATTTTGATGAAAATCCAGAATTAGTTGAAGTGTTCAAAAACGGTTTGAATCCTGTTTCTATTTGTGAACAATTATCTGTATTTGCACAAACACCAATAATTGAGAATAAAACGCTGCTTTTTTTTGATGAAATTCAAAGTTGTATTCCAGCAATTTCATCATTGCGGTATTTTTATGAAAAAATGCCAAATCTTCACGTTATAGCAACTGGCTCATTGATAGAATTTGCTTTGTCTGAGATTCCGTCATTTGGCGTTGGCCGTGTTCGGTCTATTTTTGTTTATCCTTTTTCATTTACTGAATTTTTAATAGCAAATAATGAAATGCAATTATTGGAAGTGCTAAAAAAAGCAGGTTGTGAAAAGGAGTTCCCAGAGCTGTATCATAGAAAACTCCAGATGTATTTTAAAAAATTTCTAATTATAGGAGGAATGCCGGAGGTAGTTAAATCGTATATACAAAATGGAGATCTATTGGAGGTGCAAAGAGTTTTAGATGATTTAATTCTATCTATTGAAGCCGATTTTGCTAAATACAAAAACAGAATTTCAAGTAATAGAATTAGAGAAGTTTTTAGTACAATTGTGCAACAAGTAGGAAACAAGTTTAGATATAGTTATCCTAATGCAACACTTAACAATGTTCAAATAAAAGAAATTTTAGAACTTTTAAGATTGGCGGGATTGATATATTTTGTGACACATTCTGCTAGTAACGGAATTCCATTAGGCGCAGAAATAAACTCAAAAATGAGAAAAATTTTAATTTTTGACACTGGAATTTTTCAGAGAATGTTAGGTTTGAATATTTCAAATTTATTATTAGAAGACGAATTCAAAGCAATAAACAGAGGGAATATTGCTGAACTACATGTAGGATTAGAATTGTTTAAAAGTGAATCTTGTTATATAAAAACAGATTTGTATTATTGGCAGCGTGAATCAAAAAATAGCCAAGCCGAAGTAGATTATGTTATTCAAAAAGAAACGGAAATTATCCCAATCGAAGTAAAATCGGGTACAAAAGGAGCTATGCAAAGTATGTATAAGTTCTTGGAGGAAAAGCAATCAAATTATGGTATCAGGACTTCTTTGGAGAATTTTGGAAGCTTGGATAAAATTAAAATAATACCCATATATGCCATAGGACTAAACATTAAAAATAAATTAGCAAACATTTAA
- a CDS encoding transposase translates to MAADNGYKNTFCQYVEDTYKWEVEIAQRPESSAGFIPEKNRWQVERSFGWLNFRRRLFREVEKTILSAEAMLQIAFISFIINKI, encoded by the coding sequence ATAGCAGCAGACAATGGGTATAAAAACACCTTTTGCCAATATGTAGAAGATACTTATAAATGGGAAGTTGAAATAGCACAAAGACCAGAATCAAGTGCAGGATTTATTCCTGAAAAGAATCGCTGGCAGGTAGAGAGAAGCTTTGGATGGCTCAATTTTAGACGAAGATTGTTCCGAGAAGTCGAAAAAACTATACTTTCAGCCGAAGCAATGTTGCAAATTGCTTTTATATCATTTATTATCAATAAAATATGA
- a CDS encoding IS5 family transposase has product MKTHFSELTDSQWQFIAKIINDQRKRKHNLQVIVNAIFWINATGCQWRNLDSKYPPWQTVFYHFTQFKLRGIWEELLDALVVFERKRQDREATPSLLVIDSQSVKTVQFVSEEIGIDGGKKINGRKRTILVDKLGLPLAIKVTGANISDNQSGILAIDLLKGKVSRLKK; this is encoded by the coding sequence ATGAAAACCCACTTTAGTGAATTAACCGATTCTCAATGGCAATTTATAGCTAAAATAATTAACGACCAAAGGAAACGAAAACATAATTTACAAGTTATTGTAAATGCCATTTTTTGGATAAATGCCACAGGTTGTCAGTGGCGTAATTTAGATAGTAAATATCCACCTTGGCAAACTGTATTTTATCATTTTACGCAATTTAAACTACGTGGAATTTGGGAAGAATTACTAGATGCACTAGTAGTTTTTGAGAGAAAACGCCAAGATAGAGAAGCAACGCCTAGTTTGCTAGTAATTGATAGTCAATCTGTTAAAACTGTTCAATTCGTGAGCGAAGAAATAGGAATTGATGGTGGTAAAAAGATTAATGGCAGAAAGCGGACTATTTTGGTAGACAAGCTAGGATTACCTTTGGCAATCAAGGTTACAGGGGCAAATATTTCGGATAATCAAAGCGGAATTTTAGCTATTGATTTATTAAAAGGTAAAGTCTCTAGGTTGAAAAAATAG
- a CDS encoding 3'-5' exonuclease, whose translation MKTTDKIIIIDLEATCWQGTVPEGQENEIIEIGLAVLDLKTGVITKNKGILIKPQRSGVSPFCTELTTITQDLLDKNGISFEEAIQQLADEYQPDLYTWASYGQYDLNMLKKQCKSFGMPYPMGNEHINVKVLFAEKFGLQKPTGMNGALHLLNIPLEGTHHRGVDDANNIAKILYWCLQN comes from the coding sequence ATGAAAACTACGGATAAAATTATTATTATCGATTTAGAAGCCACATGCTGGCAAGGTACAGTTCCTGAAGGTCAGGAAAATGAGATTATTGAAATTGGGTTAGCAGTTTTGGATTTGAAAACAGGAGTAATCACTAAAAACAAGGGGATATTGATTAAACCACAACGCTCAGGTGTGAGTCCATTTTGTACGGAATTAACCACTATTACTCAGGATTTATTGGATAAAAATGGAATAAGTTTTGAGGAAGCAATTCAACAACTAGCAGATGAGTACCAGCCAGATTTGTATACTTGGGCAAGTTATGGTCAGTATGATTTGAATATGCTTAAAAAACAATGTAAATCGTTTGGAATGCCTTATCCTATGGGTAATGAGCATATTAATGTGAAAGTATTGTTTGCAGAAAAATTTGGACTGCAAAAACCAACTGGCATGAATGGTGCTTTACATTTATTGAATATTCCATTAGAAGGTACACACCACAGAGGTGTTGATGATGCAAACAATATTGCCAAAATTTTGTATTGGTGTTTACAGAATTAG
- a CDS encoding slipin family protein, with translation MLRRVTIDAYQVGLVFENRKLVDVVKEGTKWVFGNKQVMVYEKTVSFQPPYEINVLLQNEVLASMLEVIEVADNEIVLQFVNGNFKEVLTAGTYAFWKGVTNTYFSKIDFSKVEITEKIPMFLFESAKLRVYVRKFMVSSNDKALLFVNGVYVKELTAGTHYFWNNSTTVEVKTADMRQQQLEISGQELLTKDKAGLRINFYVRYQVIDISKALVDNKDFEKQLYVLMQLALRAFAGSLTLDELLSKKDTIASAILDEVTAKISDLGLAVSDAGIRDVILPGDMKEIMNQVLVAEKKAQANSIMRREETASTRSLLNTAKLMEENEMLWKLKEMEYVEKIADKIGEITISGGGNIIGQLKEIFVK, from the coding sequence ATGTTAAGAAGAGTTACAATCGATGCCTACCAAGTAGGTTTGGTATTCGAAAATAGAAAATTGGTGGATGTAGTAAAAGAAGGAACAAAATGGGTTTTTGGTAATAAACAGGTTATGGTTTACGAAAAAACAGTTTCATTTCAGCCACCATACGAAATTAATGTATTGTTGCAGAATGAAGTATTGGCGTCTATGTTGGAAGTAATTGAAGTAGCCGATAATGAAATTGTTTTGCAATTTGTAAACGGCAATTTCAAGGAAGTTTTAACCGCTGGAACTTATGCTTTTTGGAAAGGTGTGACGAATACTTATTTTTCTAAAATTGATTTTTCTAAGGTTGAAATCACAGAAAAAATTCCAATGTTTTTGTTTGAATCAGCTAAGTTAAGAGTTTATGTAAGAAAGTTTATGGTGTCCAGCAATGATAAAGCGTTGTTGTTTGTAAATGGTGTCTATGTAAAAGAATTGACAGCAGGTACCCACTATTTTTGGAACAACAGCACCACAGTTGAGGTAAAAACGGCTGATATGAGACAACAGCAATTGGAAATCTCAGGTCAGGAATTGTTAACCAAAGACAAAGCAGGATTGAGAATCAATTTTTATGTGAGATACCAAGTTATTGATATTTCGAAAGCATTGGTTGACAACAAAGATTTCGAAAAACAATTGTATGTTTTGATGCAATTGGCTTTGAGGGCTTTTGCGGGAAGCTTGACTTTGGATGAATTGTTGAGTAAGAAAGATACGATTGCTTCGGCAATTTTGGATGAGGTTACTGCTAAAATCAGTGATTTAGGTTTGGCAGTTTCTGATGCCGGAATTCGAGATGTGATTTTGCCAGGCGATATGAAAGAAATCATGAATCAGGTTTTGGTTGCCGAGAAAAAAGCCCAAGCCAACAGCATTATGAGACGTGAAGAAACGGCTTCGACAAGAAGTTTGTTGAACACCGCCAAATTGATGGAGGAAAACGAAATGTTATGGAAATTGAAAGAGATGGAATATGTTGAGAAAATCGCTGATAAAATTGGTGAGATTACTATTTCTGGAGGCGGAAACATCATCGGTCAGTTGAAAGAGATTTTCGTTAAATAG